From Sediminibacterium sp. TEGAF015, a single genomic window includes:
- a CDS encoding exonuclease domain-containing protein, with translation MRFAVVDIETTGGFPSQHGITEIAIVLHNGTEIEGVYETLVNPHQPIPPFVIGMTGITNAMVEAAPSFSEVAPQIYNLLKNRVFVAHNVNFDFSFVKHHLQEAGFDLHTPKLCTIRLSRKVFPGFPKYGLGHLCRQLNIEIENRHRAGGDAKATAKILDMVLQNSGERLVKEMLQKENREQLMPPNLPAHYLHDLPQEPGVYYFQNKQDKVVYVGKAKNVKKRVLSHFTGLDLSKKRQDFLREIYSIRYAICPTEFIASLLESIEIKRLWPAYNKSQKRFEQLWGIYLFEDNRGYKRLAIDKKHKNTQPLQAFSLLADAHRELWRWVREFELHPALCFLDKTIPNEWPDVQLHNQQVEKVIAWIAEEKASYIIQEKNTAILVEKGKFVGMGTIDHIEVSEPLEPTYAAAIKEAVTPYAENEVIKSMLRKYLERYPHRVVRIVE, from the coding sequence ATGCGATTTGCGGTAGTAGATATTGAAACGACAGGTGGATTTCCCAGTCAGCATGGAATTACAGAAATAGCGATTGTATTACACAACGGTACTGAAATAGAAGGTGTGTATGAAACCTTGGTTAATCCTCATCAGCCCATTCCTCCCTTTGTAATTGGCATGACTGGTATAACCAATGCCATGGTGGAAGCAGCACCCTCATTTAGTGAAGTGGCGCCCCAAATTTATAATCTGTTGAAAAACAGAGTATTTGTAGCGCATAATGTAAATTTTGATTTCAGCTTTGTAAAGCATCATTTGCAGGAAGCGGGGTTTGATTTGCATACCCCAAAGCTTTGTACTATCCGATTGAGCCGCAAGGTATTTCCTGGCTTTCCCAAATATGGATTGGGGCATTTGTGCCGGCAATTGAATATTGAAATTGAAAACCGCCATAGGGCAGGAGGTGATGCCAAAGCCACTGCCAAAATTCTGGACATGGTGCTACAAAACAGCGGGGAACGACTTGTAAAGGAAATGCTGCAAAAAGAAAACAGGGAGCAGTTGATGCCACCCAACCTGCCCGCACACTATTTGCACGATTTGCCTCAGGAGCCAGGGGTGTATTATTTTCAAAACAAGCAGGACAAAGTAGTATATGTTGGCAAGGCCAAAAACGTCAAGAAAAGAGTATTGAGCCATTTTACAGGGCTCGATCTCAGCAAAAAAAGACAGGACTTCTTAAGGGAAATTTACAGTATACGCTATGCAATTTGCCCAACAGAATTTATCGCCAGTTTGCTGGAAAGTATTGAAATCAAAAGGCTATGGCCCGCATATAATAAAAGTCAGAAAAGATTTGAACAGTTATGGGGCATTTATCTTTTTGAAGACAACAGGGGATATAAGCGGTTAGCTATCGATAAAAAGCATAAAAATACACAACCCCTTCAGGCATTTTCTCTTTTGGCTGATGCACATCGGGAATTATGGAGATGGGTCAGGGAATTTGAATTACATCCTGCTCTTTGTTTTCTGGATAAAACCATTCCCAACGAATGGCCGGATGTGCAATTGCACAATCAGCAAGTGGAAAAAGTAATTGCCTGGATTGCAGAAGAAAAAGCATCTTATATCATTCAAGAAAAAAATACTGCCATTTTGGTTGAGAAAGGAAAGTTTGTGGGGATGGGAACCATTGATCATATTGAAGTTTCCGAACCACTGGAACCAACTTATGCTGCTGCCATTAAAGAAGCAGTTACTCCCTATGCAGAAAATGAAGTTATCAAATCGATGCTAAGGAAATATCTGGAAAGATATCCTCATCGTGTGGTACGTATAGTGGAATAA
- a CDS encoding penicillin acylase family protein, with product MRIVPLLVSALLTWGAIHLFNTQLSVGGSKTPRLGYFLSPQHGFWQNAESTETNYNENVVIKDLQGKVEVYIDDRLVPHIYADEDNDAYYVQGYLHAKFRLWQMEFQTHVAAGRLSEIVGKERIPTDQFFRRLGMVYGAEKTKAFVEKNNPEMQSAIDSYAKGVNAYIAQLKPEEIPFEYKLLDYKPEAWTSLKTYLFQMFMSYDLTGRGAVTDLQMSNARNYFGYKDFDRLFTDVQDSLDPIIPKGTVYAKPAIKVVPPTDVQTAYLGDTTGSSTAMAPFVPNKSNGSNNWVVGGSKTKSGRPILANDPHLGLNLPSLWFEVQISTPTHRTYGASFPGSPAVIIGFNDSIAWGVTNAGRDVLDYYEMKFKDSTLNEYWYNGQWVKAEKRTETIKVKDSANVIENIAMTVFGPTMYDHHYKNTGTGGKNLALRWTAHDGGSGLLAFYKLNHAKNYEDYLEAISHWNTTGQNFAFASKTGDIALKQQANFVARWYRQGDFILPGQDSTYAWQGYIPTNENPMIKNPERGFVSSANQKSTDKTYPYYLGAASNFPVYRGVIINRKLTALSNATAQDIQKLQMDNYNVFAEMARPVIMKYVNQPALTSDEKKYLDIMNSWNLVSDVNEKGATVFNVLWDSLETSIWGDEFAGATTNIGWPDEITLLESLQRDSLYSFADNIKTKNKVETISDAVMEAIKKATVVLQKADKEGKLGWAAFKDTRVSHLLKIKPLSALHLPIGGGRHIINATTETHGPSWRMIVHMTDEIEAYGVYPGGQNGNPGSKYYDTFIDYWATGKYYPILFLHLKDAPTHKRIKWLMTFTKA from the coding sequence ATGAGAATAGTTCCATTGCTTGTTTCAGCACTCTTAACCTGGGGTGCTATTCATTTATTCAATACCCAGCTTTCTGTGGGTGGAAGTAAAACACCTAGATTGGGATATTTCTTATCGCCCCAACATGGTTTCTGGCAAAATGCCGAATCTACTGAAACCAACTACAATGAAAATGTTGTAATAAAAGATCTTCAGGGTAAAGTAGAAGTATATATTGATGATCGTTTGGTTCCTCATATTTATGCGGATGAAGACAATGATGCCTATTATGTGCAGGGTTACCTGCATGCCAAGTTTAGACTTTGGCAAATGGAATTTCAAACCCATGTAGCAGCTGGTAGATTAAGTGAAATCGTGGGCAAGGAAAGAATACCTACAGACCAATTTTTCAGAAGATTAGGAATGGTATATGGTGCTGAGAAAACGAAAGCATTCGTGGAAAAAAATAACCCTGAAATGCAATCGGCAATTGACTCATATGCGAAAGGAGTTAACGCTTATATTGCCCAGTTAAAGCCCGAGGAAATACCCTTTGAATATAAGTTATTAGATTATAAACCCGAAGCTTGGACATCTTTGAAAACCTATTTGTTCCAAATGTTTATGTCCTATGATTTAACAGGAAGAGGAGCTGTAACCGATTTACAGATGAGCAATGCCAGAAACTATTTTGGCTATAAAGATTTTGATCGCTTGTTTACTGATGTACAGGATTCGCTGGATCCCATTATTCCTAAAGGTACAGTTTATGCAAAACCAGCTATAAAAGTGGTGCCACCAACAGACGTTCAAACTGCCTATTTAGGCGATACCACTGGAAGTTCAACCGCTATGGCTCCTTTTGTTCCCAATAAAAGCAACGGTAGCAATAACTGGGTTGTAGGCGGAAGTAAAACAAAATCGGGAAGACCCATTTTGGCGAACGATCCACACCTGGGCTTAAACCTGCCTTCTTTATGGTTTGAAGTGCAAATTTCTACTCCAACACATAGAACCTATGGTGCAAGTTTTCCAGGCTCTCCTGCAGTTATTATTGGTTTTAATGACAGTATTGCTTGGGGGGTAACCAATGCCGGAAGAGATGTATTAGATTATTATGAAATGAAATTTAAAGACTCAACTTTAAATGAATACTGGTACAATGGTCAATGGGTAAAAGCAGAGAAAAGAACGGAGACTATCAAAGTGAAAGATAGTGCGAATGTGATTGAAAATATTGCTATGACTGTTTTTGGTCCAACCATGTATGACCATCATTATAAAAATACCGGTACAGGTGGAAAAAATTTGGCACTGAGATGGACAGCACATGATGGGGGCAGTGGATTGCTCGCATTTTATAAATTAAATCATGCCAAGAATTATGAAGATTATTTAGAAGCCATATCCCATTGGAATACAACAGGGCAAAACTTTGCTTTTGCTTCCAAGACTGGGGATATTGCCTTAAAGCAACAGGCTAATTTTGTTGCCAGATGGTATAGACAGGGTGATTTTATTTTACCTGGTCAGGACAGTACTTATGCATGGCAGGGATATATTCCTACCAATGAAAATCCCATGATTAAAAATCCGGAAAGGGGATTTGTAAGCAGTGCCAATCAAAAATCAACAGATAAAACCTATCCTTATTATTTAGGTGCAGCTTCCAATTTCCCTGTTTACAGAGGAGTAATCATTAATCGCAAACTAACGGCGCTCTCCAATGCTACTGCGCAGGATATTCAGAAACTGCAAATGGATAATTACAATGTATTTGCTGAAATGGCCAGACCGGTAATCATGAAATATGTCAATCAACCAGCGCTCACTTCAGATGAAAAGAAATACCTGGATATCATGAACAGCTGGAACCTGGTAAGCGATGTAAACGAAAAAGGAGCTACTGTATTTAATGTACTCTGGGATAGTTTGGAAACCAGTATCTGGGGCGATGAATTTGCTGGTGCCACTACCAATATAGGATGGCCTGATGAAATAACACTACTGGAAAGTTTACAGCGAGATAGCTTATACTCTTTTGCTGATAATATAAAAACAAAGAACAAAGTAGAAACAATTTCGGATGCCGTAATGGAAGCGATTAAAAAAGCAACAGTCGTTTTACAAAAAGCAGACAAAGAAGGGAAGTTAGGCTGGGCAGCATTTAAGGATACGCGGGTGAGTCATTTGCTTAAAATAAAACCTTTAAGTGCACTGCATTTACCTATTGGCGGAGGAAGACATATCATCAATGCCACTACGGAAACCCATGGTCCAAGTTGGAGAATGATTGTGCATATGACTGATGAAATAGAAGCGTATGGTGTTTATCCTGGTGGGCAAAATGGTAATCCCGGTAGTAAGTATTATGATACATTTATTGATTATTGGGCAACCGGAAAATATTACCCTATTCTGTTTCTACACTTAAAAGACGCACCAACCCATAAGCGTATCAAGTGGTTAATGACATTTACCAAAGCATAA
- a CDS encoding DsrE family protein — MKYLIFAIVACSFFAEASAQKTVRPFITNYGDVFEVAATKEVVNKKGKYKILVDIISPAASAKEISEHFENIARIANLHVAAGVKPENLSIVAVVHGAAVSFILNNETYKQKYGVDNPNQPVFTALKAAGIPLYVCGQTLFKRKVDPATLAPEFDIVQSAVTTITTYAPQGYTVLKY; from the coding sequence ATGAAATACTTGATATTCGCAATTGTTGCGTGCAGTTTTTTTGCAGAAGCTTCAGCGCAAAAAACGGTCAGACCATTTATCACCAACTATGGTGATGTATTTGAAGTGGCCGCAACCAAAGAGGTCGTTAATAAAAAAGGAAAGTATAAAATACTTGTAGATATCATCAGTCCTGCCGCCAGCGCAAAAGAAATAAGTGAACATTTCGAGAACATAGCTAGAATTGCCAACCTGCATGTAGCAGCGGGAGTTAAGCCGGAGAATTTGTCGATTGTTGCCGTAGTTCACGGAGCTGCTGTTTCATTTATATTGAACAACGAAACCTATAAACAGAAGTATGGTGTGGATAATCCGAATCAGCCGGTGTTTACTGCTTTAAAAGCGGCAGGAATTCCCTTGTATGTTTGCGGGCAAACTTTGTTTAAAAGAAAAGTAGATCCTGCAACATTAGCACCAGAATTTGATATTGTGCAATCAGCTGTAACTACTATTACAACCTATGCACCTCAGGGATATACGGTGCTAAAATATTAA
- the tilS gene encoding tRNA lysidine(34) synthetase TilS, whose translation MLARFQHHWHSHFAWLQKPGRPFLLAMSGGADSTVLAVLLQYTGIDFCVAHVNYQLRGEESNRDEAFVATFCKKHSIKCWIKRIDTQQYKEASGLSTQVAARNIRYDWFDQLRKDNDELAESWVITAHHANDAIETSAMQFFRGTGLEGLKGIVPIHSEKKIIRPLLPYFREEIEEFAFHNSIEFVKDSSNDTDDYTRNFFRNQLLPSVKKVFPRVEQNLHANLSRFSEAAILYNQAVEGQLKKLLHWKGNECHIPVLRWQKLNPLHTITWEIIAPFHFSADQIPEVVKLLSSENSSYIQSDSHRIIKNRNWMIIAPLANEAAVNILIDQPGVIHFSDGKLELSLGQEHSSSLQDGHSPPNDATIIEYLDAQAVKFPLLLRKWKAGDYFYPLGMTKKKKIAKFLIDLKLSKTEKEKVWILESDNKIIAVLGKRIDHRFRCLATTSKQLAITFTAG comes from the coding sequence TTGTTAGCACGATTTCAGCATCATTGGCATTCGCATTTTGCCTGGTTACAAAAACCTGGTCGCCCTTTTTTACTTGCCATGAGTGGGGGAGCAGACAGCACTGTGCTGGCTGTACTCTTGCAATATACGGGTATTGATTTTTGCGTAGCACATGTTAACTATCAACTAAGAGGGGAAGAGAGTAACAGAGATGAAGCATTTGTTGCAACCTTTTGTAAAAAGCATTCTATCAAATGCTGGATTAAACGAATAGATACCCAACAGTATAAGGAAGCTTCTGGTTTGTCTACACAAGTAGCTGCAAGAAATATACGTTATGATTGGTTTGATCAGTTAAGAAAGGATAACGATGAATTAGCTGAAAGCTGGGTAATCACTGCGCATCATGCCAATGATGCCATTGAAACCAGTGCGATGCAGTTTTTCAGAGGAACCGGACTTGAAGGATTAAAAGGTATTGTGCCTATTCACAGCGAAAAAAAAATCATCAGACCTTTGTTGCCTTATTTTAGAGAAGAGATAGAAGAATTTGCCTTTCACAATTCCATTGAATTTGTAAAAGACTCTTCCAACGATACTGATGATTACACAAGAAATTTTTTCAGAAACCAGCTTCTTCCTTCAGTTAAAAAAGTTTTTCCAAGGGTAGAACAGAACCTTCACGCCAATCTTAGTCGGTTTTCTGAAGCAGCAATTTTGTATAATCAGGCAGTAGAAGGGCAATTGAAAAAGCTATTGCATTGGAAAGGCAATGAGTGTCATATACCGGTATTGCGCTGGCAAAAGTTGAATCCCCTTCATACCATTACCTGGGAAATTATTGCGCCTTTTCACTTTTCAGCTGATCAGATTCCAGAAGTAGTCAAATTGCTTTCTTCAGAGAATAGTAGTTATATTCAATCTGATTCGCATCGGATTATTAAAAACCGGAATTGGATGATTATTGCACCGCTTGCAAATGAGGCGGCGGTCAATATTTTGATAGACCAGCCCGGAGTTATTCATTTTTCTGACGGAAAACTTGAACTTTCTTTAGGTCAGGAACATTCGTCTTCCTTGCAAGATGGTCATTCTCCCCCTAATGACGCTACAATTATTGAGTATCTGGATGCACAAGCTGTAAAGTTTCCATTGTTGCTTCGCAAGTGGAAAGCAGGCGATTACTTTTATCCATTGGGGATGACAAAGAAAAAGAAAATAGCTAAGTTCCTGATCGATCTTAAATTGAGTAAAACAGAAAAGGAAAAGGTTTGGATTCTGGAGTCAGACAATAAAATTATTGCCGTGCTGGGGAAAAGAATTGATCATCGCTTTAGATGTTTGGCCACTACCTCTAAGCAATTAGCGATTACATTTACCGCCGGTTAA
- a CDS encoding 23S rRNA (pseudouridine(1915)-N(3))-methyltransferase RlmH, which produces MKLRLISVGKANESYVSEGIDDFTKRINKYFKTDWHIIAPPKNAASLPENELKKAEAALILNLIDKDDYLVLLDERGKSFSSPQLAKFIEQRTNESCKQIVFLIGGAFGVEHSVTQRAQTVWSLSALVFPHMLVRLILAEQLYRACTIIKNEKYHHI; this is translated from the coding sequence ATGAAACTACGCCTGATTTCAGTTGGCAAGGCCAATGAATCTTATGTTAGCGAAGGAATTGATGATTTTACCAAAAGAATCAATAAATATTTCAAAACTGACTGGCATATTATTGCCCCTCCCAAGAATGCAGCCAGTTTGCCCGAAAACGAATTAAAAAAAGCAGAAGCCGCACTCATTTTAAACCTCATAGACAAAGACGATTACCTTGTTTTATTAGATGAAAGAGGTAAAAGCTTCAGTTCTCCGCAACTGGCCAAGTTTATTGAACAAAGAACAAATGAAAGTTGTAAACAAATTGTGTTTTTGATTGGTGGGGCTTTCGGGGTTGAGCATTCCGTTACACAGCGCGCTCAGACAGTATGGAGTTTATCTGCGTTGGTATTCCCCCATATGCTGGTTAGGCTGATTCTTGCGGAACAATTGTATAGAGCTTGTACAATAATAAAAAACGAAAAATACCATCATATTTAA
- a CDS encoding DEAD/DEAH box helicase, with amino-acid sequence MKASVTKQTVLHKLGIDNFNEMQHATSSAFETAEGILLLSPTGSGKTLAFLFPILQQLNPKGSKVQALVLTPSRELAIQIEQVWKKMQTGFKVICAYGGHDMPSEINSLKEAPALLVGTPGRIADHLKRKSFDASAIRYFVFDEFDKSLALGFEEDMEYITKQVRPAALRVFVSATASIVIPEFATPKNLTVLNFLKQEAAVPAVEMLTVWSDDKDKVKTLFELLCTIGTEQVLIFCNHRESVERTSSLLKEMGIEAGIFHGGMEQMQREQALIKFRNGTTQFLVTTDLAARGLDIPDIDHIVHYHLPSTFAEFTHRNGRTARMNKTGTIYLILHESESIPNYVGEAPPSFALTEKYKVPKPSAWGTVYINAGKKEKINKVDIVGFFLQKGKLEKDDIGLIIVKDHNSFIAIRKKAIPSLLKLVRDEKLKGKKFLIMEAR; translated from the coding sequence ATGAAGGCTTCGGTTACAAAGCAAACTGTTTTACATAAACTGGGAATTGACAATTTCAATGAAATGCAACATGCAACCAGTTCAGCTTTTGAAACGGCTGAGGGGATATTATTGCTTTCGCCCACTGGTTCAGGAAAAACCCTGGCTTTTTTGTTTCCCATTTTGCAGCAATTGAATCCTAAAGGCAGTAAAGTACAGGCACTGGTTTTAACTCCTTCCCGGGAACTGGCTATTCAGATTGAGCAGGTTTGGAAAAAAATGCAAACTGGTTTTAAAGTCATTTGTGCCTATGGTGGGCATGATATGCCAAGTGAAATCAATAGTCTTAAGGAAGCCCCTGCACTATTGGTTGGCACGCCTGGACGAATTGCTGATCACTTGAAACGAAAGTCATTTGATGCCAGTGCCATCCGTTATTTTGTTTTTGATGAGTTTGATAAATCGCTTGCGCTAGGGTTTGAGGAAGACATGGAATACATTACTAAACAGGTCAGACCAGCTGCACTCAGGGTATTTGTATCCGCTACTGCTTCCATTGTTATCCCGGAATTTGCTACTCCTAAAAACCTGACAGTACTCAATTTTCTTAAGCAGGAAGCAGCAGTGCCTGCTGTTGAAATGCTTACTGTTTGGTCCGATGATAAAGACAAGGTGAAAACCCTTTTTGAATTGCTCTGTACCATAGGTACGGAACAAGTATTAATATTCTGTAACCACAGAGAATCGGTAGAAAGAACCAGTAGTTTGCTGAAAGAAATGGGTATAGAAGCAGGAATTTTTCATGGAGGAATGGAGCAGATGCAGCGTGAACAGGCGCTCATTAAATTCCGAAACGGAACTACGCAGTTTTTAGTAACTACCGATCTGGCAGCCAGAGGGCTCGACATTCCAGATATAGATCATATTGTTCATTATCATCTTCCCTCCACTTTTGCAGAGTTTACCCATCGCAATGGCAGAACTGCCAGAATGAATAAAACAGGAACCATTTATCTCATTCTGCATGAATCGGAGTCAATCCCAAATTATGTAGGGGAAGCTCCGCCTTCATTTGCACTAACAGAAAAATACAAAGTTCCCAAACCTTCCGCCTGGGGGACGGTTTACATTAACGCAGGTAAAAAGGAGAAAATAAATAAAGTGGATATAGTGGGATTCTTTTTGCAAAAAGGAAAATTAGAAAAGGACGATATAGGATTGATAATAGTGAAAGATCATAACTCATTTATTGCTATCAGAAAAAAAGCAATCCCTTCCTTATTGAAATTGGTTCGTGACGAAAAACTGAAAGGGAAGAAATTCCTGATTATGGAAGCCAGATAA
- a CDS encoding Tex family protein → MSFAPIIAAKLNLRVAQVETVLELLAESATIPFIARYRKDSTGNLDEVQIQQIQDEQKSLQAFTERKEFIEKTITEQGKMTEAIQAKMNAATTIVELEDIYLPFKVKRKTKAVVARENGLEPLALLLLAQGNEDPETEAAKFFNEKITTVEEALQGARDIIAENVNEQADVRAKLRKLFEDTALLQSKVLADKETEAIKYKDYFDFSEPIHKVPSHRILAILRGFLEGFLRISIAPSEEEAIELIEDFYLKGQSPAAVHIKKAIKDAYRRLLQPSLESEYRSALKQKADEEAINVFAENLRQLLLSAPLGSKRVLAIDPGYRTGCKVVCLDESGELLTTDLIYVHEAGKLYDSEYKIKQLVKQFDIQVFAIGDGTAGRETEQFIKKMNLGLPVFLVNEDGASVYSASEIAREEFPDYDITVRGSVSIGRRLMDPLAELVKIDPKSIGVGQYQHDVNQFRLKEKLDQTVVSCVNTVGVNLNTASKQLLSYVSGINESVADNIIKHRKLIGAFNSREELLKVPRLGAKAFEQCAGFLRIPKAKHPLDASAVHPEAYPIVEKMAADLGTNVSALIGNETLLKNIDPKKYVTEQIGQLALNDIVKELQKPGLDPRSELEQFEFANIYSIEEVTVGLVLPGVVTNLTRFGAFIDIGVKQDGLVHVSEIAHRYITDPSEALKLGQKVTVKVLEVDIARKRIALSIKQTEAAPAAGVGGRKDLAQHKRSNQPIKKEEDLSNMNVTDALQALKKKFGK, encoded by the coding sequence ATGTCTTTTGCTCCCATTATTGCCGCAAAATTGAATTTGCGTGTTGCTCAGGTTGAAACGGTGCTGGAACTTTTAGCAGAGAGTGCTACCATCCCATTTATTGCACGATACAGAAAAGATAGTACAGGTAATCTGGATGAAGTTCAGATTCAGCAAATTCAGGATGAACAAAAAAGCTTACAGGCATTTACAGAGCGTAAGGAATTCATTGAAAAAACTATTACAGAGCAAGGCAAAATGACAGAAGCCATTCAGGCTAAGATGAATGCCGCAACAACTATTGTGGAACTCGAAGACATTTATCTGCCGTTTAAAGTGAAGCGCAAAACCAAAGCGGTGGTAGCAAGGGAAAATGGGTTAGAGCCACTGGCTTTATTGTTACTTGCTCAGGGAAATGAAGACCCTGAAACCGAAGCGGCTAAATTTTTCAATGAAAAAATCACCACTGTAGAAGAAGCATTACAAGGTGCCAGAGATATCATTGCAGAGAATGTAAACGAGCAGGCAGATGTTAGGGCAAAGTTGAGAAAACTGTTTGAAGATACTGCATTGTTACAGAGTAAGGTATTGGCAGACAAAGAAACGGAAGCCATCAAATACAAGGATTATTTCGATTTTTCCGAACCCATTCATAAAGTTCCTTCGCATCGAATTTTAGCGATTCTCCGTGGCTTCTTAGAGGGCTTCCTAAGAATCAGTATCGCTCCTTCAGAAGAAGAAGCGATTGAACTTATTGAAGATTTTTATTTGAAAGGACAGAGCCCTGCGGCTGTGCATATTAAAAAAGCAATTAAGGATGCTTATAGAAGATTATTGCAGCCCAGTCTGGAAAGCGAATACCGTTCTGCGTTAAAGCAGAAGGCCGATGAAGAAGCCATCAATGTATTTGCAGAAAATCTTCGTCAGCTGCTATTGAGTGCACCACTTGGAAGTAAAAGAGTCTTGGCCATTGACCCTGGTTACAGAACCGGTTGTAAAGTAGTTTGTTTGGATGAGTCAGGTGAATTGCTAACAACCGACCTGATATATGTTCATGAGGCAGGAAAGCTCTATGACAGCGAATACAAAATTAAACAACTGGTTAAGCAATTTGACATACAGGTATTTGCAATTGGGGATGGAACAGCGGGTAGAGAAACAGAACAGTTTATTAAAAAAATGAACTTAGGGTTGCCAGTATTTTTAGTGAATGAAGATGGGGCATCTGTTTACTCTGCATCTGAAATTGCTAGAGAAGAATTCCCTGATTACGATATTACCGTGAGAGGATCAGTCAGCATTGGCAGAAGGTTGATGGATCCTTTGGCAGAGCTGGTTAAAATTGATCCTAAAAGTATTGGAGTAGGACAGTACCAGCATGATGTAAACCAATTCAGACTGAAAGAAAAATTAGATCAGACAGTTGTAAGTTGTGTAAATACAGTAGGAGTAAATCTGAATACAGCCAGTAAACAGCTACTGAGCTATGTGAGTGGTATCAATGAATCGGTGGCAGATAACATAATAAAACACCGAAAATTGATTGGTGCATTTAATTCAAGAGAAGAATTGCTGAAAGTGCCGAGATTGGGCGCCAAGGCTTTTGAACAATGTGCCGGGTTTTTGAGAATCCCTAAAGCCAAACATCCATTGGATGCAAGTGCGGTGCATCCGGAAGCATATCCGATAGTAGAGAAAATGGCAGCTGACCTGGGCACCAATGTATCCGCACTGATTGGCAATGAAACACTATTGAAAAATATTGATCCAAAGAAATACGTAACAGAACAGATTGGACAGCTCGCGTTAAATGATATAGTCAAAGAATTACAAAAACCAGGTCTGGATCCAAGATCAGAACTGGAACAATTTGAATTCGCTAATATATATTCTATTGAAGAAGTTACTGTGGGATTGGTATTGCCGGGTGTAGTAACGAATCTAACCCGTTTCGGGGCGTTTATAGATATAGGAGTTAAGCAGGATGGATTGGTACACGTAAGTGAAATTGCTCACCGCTATATTACTGATCCTAGCGAAGCATTAAAGTTGGGTCAAAAAGTTACTGTAAAAGTGCTTGAAGTAGATATTGCACGCAAACGTATTGCGCTATCCATCAAACAGACAGAAGCTGCTCCTGCAGCGGGTGTGGGAGGACGTAAAGATCTTGCACAGCACAAGCGTTCTAATCAACCAATTAAGAAGGAGGAAGACCTGAGCAATATGAATGTTACCGATGCTTTACAAGCTTTAAAAAAGAAGTTTGGCAAATAA
- a CDS encoding rhomboid family intramembrane serine protease, producing MLTITLSIILLTSVISFTGFSNQKVLDDLIFYPPAITNRNQWYRFITSGLIHADIMHLLFNMYSFYLFGDLVEKTFVQIFDESGKIIYLMLYIVSLIVCLLPTYFNNQNNYHYRSLGASGAVSAVIFAGIFLYPTMGMGIFPIPFHIPGFIFGPLYLILSAYLAKKGHGNINHSAHIWGAVFGIVFLLITTTFLSKFNAFENFANSIKSYLSVY from the coding sequence ATGTTAACTATAACACTCAGCATCATCTTATTAACCAGTGTCATTTCTTTCACTGGGTTTTCCAACCAAAAAGTATTGGATGATTTAATCTTTTATCCTCCAGCCATCACCAACAGAAATCAATGGTATCGATTTATAACAAGTGGATTGATACATGCAGACATCATGCACTTACTGTTCAATATGTATTCCTTTTATCTATTTGGAGATTTGGTAGAAAAAACCTTCGTTCAAATCTTTGATGAGTCTGGAAAAATCATTTACCTAATGCTTTATATCGTTTCACTAATTGTCTGTTTACTTCCTACTTACTTTAATAACCAGAATAATTATCATTACAGAAGTTTAGGTGCATCAGGTGCAGTTTCGGCAGTGATTTTTGCAGGCATATTCTTATATCCTACTATGGGCATGGGTATCTTCCCGATTCCATTTCATATTCCCGGATTTATATTCGGACCCTTGTACCTGATTTTATCTGCTTATCTGGCAAAGAAGGGGCATGGAAATATTAATCACTCAGCACATATTTGGGGTGCTGTTTTCGGTATTGTATTTCTACTAATCACCACCACTTTTTTAAGTAAATTCAACGCTTTTGAGAATTTTGCAAATTCCATTAAAAGCTACTTGAGCGTCTATTAA